The genomic window GCTTTATTAGTCATCGCGACTGCACTTGGAGGAATTTTAGAAGAAACAGGATCCTTTGAAGTGTTAACACGAAAAATGATGGCGAAGGTCAAATCTGCTGGAACCTTAATTAGTTCAACGATTCTTTCTACTTTTGTTGTAGCCTTTGCAAGTGGTGCTCAATTTTTGGCCATAATTTTACCGGCCAGAACCTTTGTAAATAAATATAAGGAAATGGGAATAGATACGAAAAACCTTTCAAGATGTGTAGAAGCAGCTGGAACGGTTGGGATTAACCTCGTACCATGGGGAGTCCCTGCTGTATTTGCGATGAGCATCCTTGGCGTATCCCCGGGCGAATTTATTCCTTACGCTTTCTTTGTTTTCCTTGTCCCGCTTATCAATATCCTATTCGGCTTCACAGGCTGGACGATTTCAAAGAAGAATTATCATGAAGATACTAAGCTATTGAAAGATAAAGGAGAAATTTCACTATGAGCGAAGTGATTTTACATGTATTAGGAACGGCACAAGATGCTGGACTGCCACATCCGAATTGTTATTGTAAAAATTGTACTGATGCGATTAACAATCCAAAGCTTCGCCGCTTTGCCGCCTCATTAGCCATCGTTCTTCTGAATGATCGAAAATGGCATTTAATTGATGCGACACCTGATTTAAAAGAACAGATGGTAAATCTGCAATTAAAATACGGCTTGCAGGGCCAGCTTATGGATAGCATCCTTTTAACACATGCCCATTTAGGTCATTATCCAGGATTACTATTTTTGGGACGTGAGGCAATTGGTGCTGCTGGAGTTCCTGTATTTGCAGGTCAAAAAATGAATCAACTGCTAAAAGAACAGGCGCCATGGAGTCAATTAACTAAGCTTAAGAACATCATGAATCATGAAATTAGGAATGGACAACCCCTTCCCATTGCTCAGCAGGTTTCGATTATTCCAATCGAGGTTCCACATAGAAATGAATTCTCTGAGACTTTTGGATTTGTGATTAAGGGACCAAATAAAAAAGTACTGTACATCCCGGATATCGATCGCTGGAATGAATGGGAAAAAGACATATACAAGGCTTGTCAAGAGGTTGACATCTGCCTGCTTGATGGGACCTTTCATTCACCAAAGGACCTTGAAAAAATTGGCCGTGATTTCAGAGAAATCCCCCACCCTCTTATGACAGAAACAATGGATAGGCTTCAAGATTTAGCTGGTGAAAAAGAAATTTATTTTACCCATCTTAATCATTCGAACCCAGCTCTTGACGCTGATCGCCAAATTAGAAGCCAAATTGAGGATAGAGGCTTTTTTGTCGCTGATGATGGGATGGAAATTAGATTGTGATTTTCTTTATAGCCCTTATGTCACTGACATTTTTCAGTAACAGTGTCTAAGAAGTTCATTCATTAGTAAATGTCCAAGTTCTGCATATAAATGGCCAGCCTCAAGAATTTATAATACGTGAGGCTGGCCATATTTTTGTATTTACTTTATTTTTTTATATTCTTCTTCAATATCTTGTACAGTTTGTTCTATCTGTTCGCCCCAATGATCATTTACTTTTTTGAAAATGATTTTCCCATTTTGATCCAAAATTCCGTAGCCGCGATAAGCAACATCGCCATTCTTCATTCCGAATCGGTCAATCAATTCCAGTTTCGGGTCAGAAATAAATGGCAAACTTGTACCAAAATAGTCTTTTAGATGGCTGTATAATTCCTTTTGCTGTTCCGGTGTATCATGGCTGATAATAAACATTTCCATATCCATATCATCTAACATGTCAAGATTTCCATGCAACTCAACTAGTTGCTGCTGACAAAGTCCTCAGGTGTATGTTGTAATAAAAAAGAACAATGCTGGCTTCTCTAACGGAAATGTAACTTCATTATTATCTTGATCTGATAATGTAATTGGATCTTCTAAACCCTTTTGTCCACATGCAGCAAGAAAAAGCACTGCTGCTAGTGTCAATAAAACCATTCGTAATTTCATAATGTCTCCTTTCTAGGTGCATGAAAAATAAACCATCTAATCCTGGCGATGTAGGAAATTGGCATTTTGGCATTCACCTGCATCGTATTACTTAAGATATTGTATAATAGATATCTATCCGAATCCACTAACAAGAATCCAAGTGTATTATAAAAAAACTATCCCCAGTGCTTAATTAATCATTCTTAATAATCAAGTATAAATTAAGCAAGAAGCTGCTTTCTAATATTTTTACCTCAAAATTTTTTTCAGATATCAGCAAAAATTTGAGATAATTAGTTTACATAATAAAATTACAATTAACTATGATTAGATAAAGTTCGAATTTTTACCTTAAACGGTTCTGTGAAATGGAAAATTATTAATTAAAAGTTGTCAGTCGTTACTATCCATGATATTATTATCTCGAATTAAAGATAGTTTTATTAAAGGTAAAATTTAATTCATGTGTACGAATCGCAGGGGAAAAGTAATTTATATAGGAAAATAAATAGTATTATAGGAGGAAGAATGATGAACGAACTAAAAGGCATCCATCATGTAACAGCCATAACAAGCAGTGCTGAAAAGATCTATGATTTTTTTACTTTTGTTTTAGGAATGCGCTTAGTAAAGAAAACAGTTAACCAGGATGATATAAAAACATATCACTTATTTTTCGCAGATGACGCTGGAAATGCAGGGACAGATATGACTTTCTTTGACTTTCCTGGTATTCCTAAAGGCGTACACGGAACAAATGAAATTTCAAAAACATCCTTTCGTGTCCCCAGTGACGCAGCATTAGAATATTGGGTGAACAGATTTGACCGTCTAGAAATTAATCATACAGGGATTACCGAGCAATTCGGAAAAAGGACATTATCCTTTATTGATTTTGATGAACAGCATTATCAATTGATTTCCGATGAACATAATAATGGGGTGGAATCTGGGACACCTTGGCAAAATGGTCCTATTCCTTTAGAATATGCGATTACTGGCCTAGGTCCAATCTTTGTTCGCATCGCAAATTTTCCCCATTTTAAAGAAATGATGGAAAAGGTCCTCTTATTCAGAGAAAGCGCTCAGGAAGGATCATTTCATTTATTTGAAGTTGGAGAAGGTGGAAATGGCGCCCAAGTTATCGTAGAAGATAATCCTAATCTCCATCAGGCTCAACAAGGGTTTGGCACCGTTCATCATGCCGCATTCCGTGTTGAAGACCGCTCTGTTCTAGAAGAGTGGGATAAACGAATTCGCAGCTTCAGAATTCCTACATCTGGTTTCATTGACCGTTTCTTTTTTGGGTCCTTGTACTCAAGAGTAGCACCCCAAATATTATTCGAGTACGCCACAGATGGACCTGGATTTATGGGAGATGAACCGTATGAAACACTTGGAGAAAAATTATCCCTACCACCGTTTTTAGAAGGAAAACGTGAACAAATTGAAAAAATGGTTAGACCAATTGATACGATTAGAAGTACGA from Bacillus sp. DTU_2020_1000418_1_SI_GHA_SEK_038 includes these protein-coding regions:
- a CDS encoding MBL fold metallo-hydrolase, coding for MSEVILHVLGTAQDAGLPHPNCYCKNCTDAINNPKLRRFAASLAIVLLNDRKWHLIDATPDLKEQMVNLQLKYGLQGQLMDSILLTHAHLGHYPGLLFLGREAIGAAGVPVFAGQKMNQLLKEQAPWSQLTKLKNIMNHEIRNGQPLPIAQQVSIIPIEVPHRNEFSETFGFVIKGPNKKVLYIPDIDRWNEWEKDIYKACQEVDICLLDGTFHSPKDLEKIGRDFREIPHPLMTETMDRLQDLAGEKEIYFTHLNHSNPALDADRQIRSQIEDRGFFVADDGMEIRL
- a CDS encoding lipoprotein; its protein translation is MKLRMVLLTLAAVLFLAACGQKGLEDPITLSDQDNNEVTFPLEKPALFFFITTYT
- a CDS encoding ring-cleaving dioxygenase; protein product: MNELKGIHHVTAITSSAEKIYDFFTFVLGMRLVKKTVNQDDIKTYHLFFADDAGNAGTDMTFFDFPGIPKGVHGTNEISKTSFRVPSDAALEYWVNRFDRLEINHTGITEQFGKRTLSFIDFDEQHYQLISDEHNNGVESGTPWQNGPIPLEYAITGLGPIFVRIANFPHFKEMMEKVLLFRESAQEGSFHLFEVGEGGNGAQVIVEDNPNLHQAQQGFGTVHHAAFRVEDRSVLEEWDKRIRSFRIPTSGFIDRFFFGSLYSRVAPQILFEYATDGPGFMGDEPYETLGEKLSLPPFLEGKREQIEKMVRPIDTIRSTKKIEKEY